The genome window TTTCCTCGTTCTGTTCCAGCATATACCTGGTAAGTGCCTCGCACGCAGTCCCAGCACTCAAAGTATTCGTCAGAATGATCGGTGTCTCAATCGTGCCCAGCTCTTCGACCTGGATAAGCCCCATACTCTTTCCAAAGCCGTTGATCACCGACACCCCCGCCATGACCTTCTCCCGGAACAGATTTCCCTCATGAGGCAGTACAGCCGTGACCCCAGTATGGATATCCCCCTCATTGATCGTTACATTTCCCACACGGACCCCAGGAACATCTGTGATCAGATTCCGCCTGCCGCTTGAGTATTTTGCATATAGTTGAAATTGATTTCCTTCTGGTAACCCCATTGTCTAAACCTCCTCAAACTTTAAAAGACCTATAACCGAGATGAACATACACCGGCCGTTCACTTAGGCATGCCTGGCAATCAAAACAAGGTCCACTGGACCTTATTTCAGGTATACATGGCAACGCAAAAAAAGAGAAGACACTTCATCATAAAGTATATGATTCGATGCCTCCTCTTCTTCTATTCTATACGGCTGCTATCCGCCGCATTCCTACCGCTTAGTTGTTGATCAGCTTATCCTCATCACTCCAGCTGTAAAGTTTTCTGACTTCTGCACCTGTTACCTCTGCCGGATGCTCTGCTGCTTTCTTTCTCATTGCCTTGAAGTGTACCTGGCGTCCTGCCGGGGACATATCCAATAAGAATTCTTTTGCGAAAGTACCATCCTGGATATCGGAAAGGATCTTCTTCATTGCTTTCTTGGTATCTTCGGTAATAATCTTCGGTCCGGTAATGTAATCGCCGTATTCTGCCGTATTGGAGATAGAGTATCTCATGCCTGCGAAACCGCTCTGGTAAATCAGATCTACGATCAGTTTCATCTCATGGATACATTCAAAGTAAGCATTTCTCGGATCATATCCAGCTTCTACAAGTGTCTCGAAACCTGCCTGCATAAGTGCACATACGCCACCGCAAAGTACAGCCTGCTCACCAAAGAGGTCTGTCTCAGTCTCTGTTCTGAATGTTGTCTCCAGAACGCCGGCTCTTGCTCCGCCGATTCCCAGCGCGTACGCAAGCGCTTTATCAAGAGCTTTTCCGGTTGCATCCTGCTCAACTGCTACCAGACACGGTACGCCTTTTCCTACCTGGTACTCGCTTCTTACAGTATGTCCCGGTCCTTTCGGTGCGATCATGGTTACGTCTACATCCTTCGGAGGAGTGATGCAGCCAAAATGAATATTGAACCCGTGCGCGAACATCAGCATATTGCCTGCTTCCAGATTCGGCTCGATATCCTTCTTGTACATATCAGCCTGCAGCTCATCATTAATAAGGATCATGATGATATCTGCCTGTTTTGCAGCCTCCGCTGCCGTAAATACCTGAAATCCCTGCTCTTCCGCTCTCTTCCAGGACTTACTTCCCTCATAAAGACCGATGATTACGTCACAACCAGACTCTTTTAAGTTCAGAGCATGTGCATGTCCCTGACTTCCGTAGCCAATAATAGCGATTTTCTGTCCTTCCAATACAGACAGATTACAGTCTTCCTGATAATAAATCTTTGCCATTGTAATGACCTCCTGTACTTTTCTTTTCTATTAGAGTTAAAGGCTCATGGCCCCTAGCTTCCCGAATATTCTTTCTGCCGTACAAATGCTATCACAACAGAATCTTTGAATCACCTTGTAGAATCCTATCGTAATTCTACAAATATACAACATCTGCACTTCCTCTTGTCAGACCTGTGATTCCGGTTCTCGCAAGCTCCAGAATCTCATATCCTTCCAGAAGTTCCAGAAATGCATCTAATTTGGACTGCGCTCCGGTAAGCTCGATGGTAAGGCAATCCTTCTCCACATCGACGATCTTAGCTCTGAAAATATCCGCAACAGACACAATATCTGCACGCTGCGATGCATTGGCACGAACCTTGATCATGATCAGCTCACGACATACGGCATTGGTATCGTTGAGCAGCTTAATATCAATGACATCTTCCATCTTTCGTACCTGTTTTTCAATCTGGGAGAGGATCAACTCATCTCCGCTCGCCACGATCGTAATTCTGGTAAAACGCGGGTCCGCCGTCGTTCCGGCCGTGATACTCTCAATGTTATATCCACGGCGGCTGAAAAGCCCTGCCATTCGGCTCAAAAGACCCGGATTATTATGTACTAAGATTGAATACGCTTGTTTTCTCATACCATTCCCCTTTTCTTTCAAAAACAGAGTGCGTTCTGTTTTTTTATTGTAACAACTTCATATTTCTTTGTCAAGTAGCTTTATAGAATTTTACAGATTATTCTCACGATATCTCTGAAATTCTAAAGCTATTTTAGCATACTTCCGGTTTTGCTTCCACCGCAATCATAAAAAAGAACCACTGAAAGAAAGCTCAGCAGTTCCTTTTATCAATCCTTACATTGCAAATTCATTTACCCGGAGCACTTCGCAGACTTCGGAGCGGGCCTATTCTTCTGCCAGAATCGCCGCCCCGATCGCTCCGGCATATCTGGCAAGCGGTACACTTGTGACCGTAGACTTCAGCGCTTTAGATAATCTCTCCAGAATATACTGGTCCTCGCAAAGGCCTCCCGTAAGAAAATATTTTTCCCCCGGAACCTGCGAGATCAACTGCACGACCTTCGTCACTACGGATTCAATGACTCCATACGCGATATCTTCCCGCGGAGTTCCTTTTCCGATCAGGCTGATCACTTCCGATTCGGCAAATACCGTACACATGGAACTGATCGTGATTGGACTCCCTTGCCTTGCAAGCGTGGATAACTCGTCCTGGGTAAGTCCGAGCCGATTTGTCATAACCTCCAAAAACTTTCCGGTCCCGGCAGAACATTTATCATTCATGATAAACTTCATAACTCTGCCGTTTTTCAGGGAAATGCCTTTGGTATCCTGCCCTCCAATATCAATGACCGTTCCGTTATCTTTAAACAAATAATTTGCACCTTTTCCGTGGCAGGTAATCTCCGTCACCGTATCATCGGCGTAAGGAACCGAGATTCTTCCATACCCTGTAGCCACATATCTGGCATTTTCTTTGTTGATTCCTTCCGCTTCAAACGCCTGGTAAATCTCTTCCGCCGTCTTTTTGCTGCTGAAACCTGTATTCAGCAAAATTGTCTTAACTACTTCCCCATTTTCCATTGCCACCGCCTTCGCAGCGCTGGAGCCAATGTCAATTCCTACCTGGTACATCTTTTCCTCCCAATTGTTACCTCTGTACTTTGTAATACGACAGATTCCTGTCAAAATGAACCCGTCACAAAACAATTCATATATTCAGTTTATTCTCCATTTATCAATCCGTCAAATCATTATATTCTATGAATCATGCCGGCTTATAGAAGGCATCTATCTATATAATGTGCATGCTGAAAAGCCGGCAGATGTGATCTGCCGGCTCCCATACGCTCTTCTTATCCATCTTATTTCTATCTTCTCTTAATCAGCACAACACTCTCATACGGTTTCAACTGCATCGTACCATCTGCCGCTTCTCTGCCATAGTTGGAAATCAGCACCTGGCTTCCCTCCACGAATTCTTCCGGCTCCTCATACTTTGTCTCTTTGTCCGTAAAGTTACAGATCACCAGAAGCTTTTCGCTGTCCAGACTTCGGGTATATACATATAACTCCTCACTGTCCGGAAGCAATAACTCATAACTTCCATATACAATGATCGGATACTCTTTTCTCAATGCAATCAGTTTCTTATAGTAATGGAATACCGAATCTTCCCTTTCCATCTGCTCCTTCGCATTGATCTTCGTATAATTCGGATTCACATTAATCCACGGCGTTCCTGTCGTGAAACCTGCCTGCTTGCTGTCGTCCCACTGCATCGGAGTCCTTGCATTATCACGTCCTTTGTAGCTGATGTAATCGAACATCCTTTCCGGACTTAAGATTCCTTTTTCCGTAAGCTCCTTGTAAGCATTAATGCTCTCAATATCGCGGAACTCGTCCAAAGAGGTAAACGGATAGTTCGTCATGCCAAGCTCTTCGCCCTGAAACACATAGGGGGTACCCTGCATCATATGCAGACAGGTCGCAAGCATCTTTGCCGAAACCTCACGATACTGGCTGCTGTCGTTCCCCAAACGGGATACGATACGCGGCTGATCATGATTGTCCCAGAACAGGCTGTTCCAGGCCTTTCCCTCCAGCTCGGTCTGCCATTTGGAAAGCACCTCTTTTAGCCCTGTCAGCCGAATCTTTTTGCGATTCCACTTAAAGCTCTCTCCTCCGTCCAGATCCATATGCTCGAACTGGAACACCATGCTCAGCTCTTTCCCGGAAGCAGAAGCATATTTCTTCGCCTCCTCTATGGTCACGCCGGAACACTCGCCTACCGTAATCAGATCATACTTAGACAAGACTTCCTTGTTCATTTCCTGCAAATACTCATGCACTCTGGGGCCATTCACAGAATAAGGTCCAAAACTGCCGTACCCATTCTTATCCACCGGTCCGTCCGGAAGTCCCGGCACCTTGGAGATCATACTGATCACATCCATACGGAAACCATCGATTCCTTTCTCACACCACCAGTTCATCATATCAAACACAGCTTTTCGCACCTTAGGATTATCCCAGTTCAGATCCGGCTGCTTCGGCGAGAACAGATGCAGGTAATACATTCCGGTCTCTTCGTCATATTTCCATGCAGGACCGCTAAAACAGGATCCCCAGTTATTCGGCTCTTTCCCGTCCTTCCCCTCTCTCCAGAAATAGAAATCACGATACGGATTCTCTCTGGACTTGCGGCTCTCCACAAACCATCTATGTTCATCAGAAGTATGATTAACGACCAGATCCATCATGATCCGTATCCCCATATCATGCGCTGCCTGAAGCATCCGGTCAAAATCCTCCATAGTTCCGAATTCTTCCATGATCGCCTGATAGTCACTGATATCATAGCCATTGTCATCGTTGGGCGACTGATAAACCGGAGATAACCAGATCACATTAATCCCCAGTTCTTTCAGATACGGGAGCTTTGATGTAATTCCATTCAAATCACCGATTCCATCTCCGTTACTGTCACAAAAACTTCTCGGATAAATCTGATATACAACGCTTTCTTTCCACCATGTTTTTTCCATTGCCTGTTCACCTCTGCTCAAATCTTTTATCTGCTCTGATTATAGAGCACCCCCTGCCAAAGAGCAAATGGTTTTGCACAAAACGTCCGCTTGCACAAAAACAGGCACCCTTTTTATGCATTTTTACCTGACGCTTCCTCTGCCCCGCTGTCCTTTAGGCGCAGGATTCCTTCCTCTGCCACAGAATCGCGGATCACGAGATGCACCGGCAGCTTTTCCGCCATGGAGACCGGTCCGGTTCCCTGAATAAACGCCAGGAGCTTCTCAACAGCCGCCTGCGCCTTTGCAGGAGCATCCTGGTGGATCGTGGTGAGCCGCGGCCTCGCCAGAACTGCATATTCATTGTTGTCGTATCCCGCCACAGAGATTTCGTCAGGCACACGGATTCCCATATCATGCAGATAACTCAGCGCTTCCATCGCATAATAATCCGAAGCAAAAAATAAAACATCATGTGAAAATGCCAGCTGTGCCAGATTCTTTTTATAGAATTCCGCTCTCTTCTTCTGCTCCTGCGGAATCATCACATGTGCATCTTCCCCCAGGAACACTCCCGTATCCATACAGGCCCTCTTAAGCCCCTTCCACCGGAAATGATCGACCCCGACATCGTTATCCGCCAAGAAACAGATCTTCTCATGCCCCGCATCCAAAAGATACGTTCCCATAAGATAGCCTCCGCCAAAATCATCAAGCCCCACATTCGCCACCGGCTGGCCACTCTCATAGTACGTGTCCACCGATACCACCGGCATCTTCCCATTGGCCTGAATCTTCTGATTCTCAGCGGCTCCCATGCCAAGCGTAATCAGCCCTTCCACTCTCCAGATAGCCGCAAACTGCATATTCTCCTCGGGTGAATCCGAGACATGGAGCATCATATAATAATTTCTGCGATACAGTTCTTCCTCCAGCGCGCGGATCAGAATATTATAAAACGCCTGCTGCGCCACGCTTCCGGTGCCGCTCCCGATCAATACTCCGATGATTCTTGAACCGCTGCCGGCAAGAAGCCGGGGTGCCATATTCGCCACATACCCCGATTCCTCCAGCAGCTTCCGTACCTTCCGCACCGTTTCAGCCGACACCTTCCCTGTATTTCCATGTATGACGTTGGAAACAGTTGTCGGACTAACCCCTGCCTTCGCTGCCAGATCCTTCACCCTGATAGCCGCATCCGGCGTCCTTTGATATTTTACGGGATCCTGTTTCAAAATACACCCCTCCTCCTGCATGTTCCAAACTACATTTATAGCCTCTCCATAGCTTTCTTAACAAAAGCATCTCATCGACCAGTTTCACTGATTTTCCATTTAGCAGCTATCCACTTATTTAGCTTTCAGAACATAGATCCGTGACTCAAAATCTGTACTGGTCATCTCATCTGCCGGAAATTGTCCCGCCGTATCGTCAGACGTAATCAGTCCCAAATTCATAAGTTCATCTCCGTAATGCTCCGTGCCGCTAAGCTCATTTACATAACAAAGCTCCGCCGACAACCCCTTTAGCTTCAAGCGGCTGTATGACGCATTCACTTCATTAAGCACTCTGTAATAGCCCACCAATGCCGTACGCCTGTCCTCGCTTACCACCATCCAGGCCGTCACGTTCTTTTCAAAAGGACTAGACAGTCTGTAAAACGTTCCAAACTGCAGAAGCTCCCGATACTGCTTCATGAACGCGACCTGTTCCTTGACCTCTTCCCTCTCCTCGCGGGTCAGACGGTTCAGATCCAGCTCATATCCAAACGTTCCGAAATACGCCACATTTGCCCTGGTGTGAAGCGGTGTATTTCTGAGAAGCTGATGGTTCGGCGTCACCGAAACATGGCTTCCCATACTGCTGATCGGATAGCAAAGAGACGTACCATACTGAATCTTCAAACGTTCTACCGCATCCGTATCATCGCTGGTCCATGCCTGCGGTGCATAATACAGCATTCCCGGATCAAAACGTGCCCCTCCGCTCGCGCAGGATTCAAACAAGATCTCCGGGAATTCGCTCGTCAATCTCTCATAGAGATCGTACACCCCCAGAATATATCGGTGAAATACCTCCCCCTGCTGGTCAGCCGGAAGCACGCCGGAGTAGCATTCTGTAATGCTCCGATTCATATCCCACTTAATATAAGAAATCCTGGACACGCGCAAAATCTTCGCCATCATCTCATAAATATAGTCCACTACCTCTTTTCGTGAGAAATCCAATACATACTGATATCTGCCGTGACTGTCTCTTCTTCCCGGTGTGTGGAGGATATAATCCGGATGCTCTCTGTAAAGTCTGGAATTCTTATTTGCCATCTCCGGTTCGAACCACAGGCCGAATTTCAGCCCCAGGGCTTCGATCTGCTCTGAAATAGCCTGAATTCCTCCCGGAAGCAGCTCTTCATTCGCCACCCAGTCTCCCAATCCGGCCGTATCATCACGCCTATCACCGAACCATCCATCGTCCAGAACAAAAAGCTCCACTCCGCATTCCTTTGCTGTTTTCGCAATTTCGACCAGCTTATTGGCGTCAAAATCAAAATACGTCGCTTCCCAATTATTGATCAGAATCGGTCTGGCTTTATCTCTCCAGTATCCCCGGGCCAGCCGTTTCTGATACAACCGGTGAAAAGTCTGGCTCATATCATTCAGCCCTGCATTCGTATAGACCATCACTGCCTCAGGAGTCTGAAACTTAGCCCCTGCCTCCAGCTTCCAGTCAAACCCAAAGGGACTGATTCCCATCAGCATCCGGAGGGTATCATGCGTATCCACCTCTGCCTGTGCGAGGAAATTACCACTGTATACCAAACTGAAGCCTATCGCCTCCCCGGTATGCTCCGTCGTATGAGGCCGTTTTAATACCACGAACGGATTCTGTTCATGAGAGGAATGTCCCCGCTTACTGTCCACCGCCTGAAGCCCATACTCCAATTTCCTGGTACAGATATGTCTCTCTCTTGCCCAGGCTCCGCTAAGCTGTATCCATTCATATTCAAAATCCGGAAGATCCATGCAAAGACTCATGACACGGGTCAGATGCACCGACTCCTCCCCTTCATTGCAAACCTTCACACTTCTTGCCAGCGCTGCTCTTCCATCAAAAATAGTATAGAAAAGTTCCAGTGCCACTTTCGTCAGCGGGTCTTTTACAAAAATCGTAAGCGTAAGAGCCTCATCCTCCGATTCCGTATAGGTAGCCGGAAGCCCTGCAAGTTTCGGCTTTCCTTTACGGATCTCATATCCCTGGTACTGAAAATCCGAGATTCTGCTTCCGTTCTTCTGCAGCACCTCGATGGCCGGCTCCCGGTAATCCGAGGTTCCATATACCGGATATTCCTGCTTAATATGTTCCAGAGAGAACCGCTTGGAACCCTCGTACACACACGAAGCCATACAGCGGGCTGCATCTTCCATCAGATAGGAGAAATCCTCCTTGTCCCGAATATGCTCTCCAAAATATAACTGCCCCATATTCCCATTCTTCAAAACAGTCATAATGTAACTAATCTTGTCATTAAACAGATGAAATGTTCTTGTACTCTCATGAAAAAGAATCTGTACCATCTTCGCTTCCTCCATCATTTTTCGTATTTTGACGTTTCTTCCTGCGCCGAGATGAACGTCCACAATATTATATACATATTTTCCGGATATCTTCCAGTAAATATGTTTAAAAAAGCAGTCAAAATGTTAACTCTTTTTTTCGTCCTCCTCAGCCTCTTCTACATCATACATCTTCCTAATCAGTTCCCTTCGATAATTCTTACGAAACTTAAGAGGCGGAACTCCCATTCTCGATTTATAGGCTTTGGAGAATACCAGCGCATCCCGGTAACCGCAGGAATATGCCACGCTTTCAATGGAAAGATCCGTCAGCGTCAGCAGTTCCCTGGCCCGGGATACCCGGTAGTTTGTGAGATATTCCTGTGGAGACATGCCAAGTGTCTCCCGGAACAGCAGATACAGATAACTTCTGTTTATATTGACATAATCCGCAATCTGTGATACCTTGATCGGATTATAATAGTTATTTTGAATAAATTCCACCGCCGCACCCACATATTTATTCTCATCCATCCTCTCCTGCGAAGTCTCCAGTTCAATATCCTCTGCGATTATATGGAAAAATTCGTACAGAAGGCTCTCTCTGCGGAATTGATTCGCCATCGTACAGGGCCTGCACTCCAGCATCTCATTCACGATCTGCGTAAACTCCTCTCTCTTATCCGACCGAAATACCGGCATCTCAGTTCCAAGGCCGATCTTAGACAAATACTGGGCCGCTGCCTCTCCCGCAAATCCAATCCACAGATAGGACCATGGTGTCTCCTTATCAGCCTGGTAAAATGTTACCTTTTCCGGCACGATCAGAAACCCCTCTCCCGGGTTCAGCTCATATCTCTGCTCCCCGGTCTTAAAGATTCCTTTCCCTTCCAAAATATAGTGTATGATATAGTTCGGCCTTACTGCCGGTCCAAAACTATGCAAAGGTTTGCAGTTTTCAAATCCACAAAAGCAGAAATATAACTCATGTGATGTCATTTCCGATAGCTGAACCGCAAGAATCTCTTCCACCTGCGCCACCTCCTGTCCTTCTTTTCTCACACTATAAACGGAATAAAAACGAATGTCAACAGATTCGATGAACTTAGGTATTTGTCGGAAAACGTCGGTAATCTCCGGCAAATACCAACGTATTTCGTCGCAGTGTTGCGCTTTTCATTTAAATATGATATGCTGATTTTCATATAAAAGAGAATCTTGCCAGGCAGGATTCTCTGCCTGTGGCAGGCGCTTTAGCGCCATTATTTTCTCCGCTGCAGTGCATTTTCACTCTGTTCCAGAAGGAGGCACTATTATGGACGGAATTATTTTTGATGTAGATGGCACTTTGTGGGACGCGACCGACACGATCGCCAAGGCATGGAATCAGACCATCGCCGAGAATTCCACGCTTAAGATGCAGGTGAGTGGCAGCGACCTAAGAGCCGTTTTCGGCAAGACTATGGACGAGATCACAGAGATTTTTTTCCCGTCACTTCCCTACGAAGAGCGCACCCGGCTTGGATACCTCTGCTTCGACTCTGAGAACCAGCTCCTGGAAAAAGAACCAGCGCCCTTATACCCCGGCGTAGAAGAGACTTTTCAAAAGCTTTCGAAAAAAACGGATTTATTCATCGTAAGCAACTGTCAAAAAGGCTATATCGAAATCCTGCTTCAGACGACCGGTCTTAGCCGCTATGTAAAAGACCATCTCTGTTTTGGCGATACCCAGGTTCCCAAACATGAGACCATTCGTCTCCTCATGAAGAAAAATCAACTAAATGATGTAATCTACGTCGGTGATACCCAGGGAGACTTTCATGCGTGCAAGCTGGCAGGCGTTCCTTTTATTTTCGCTGAATATGGTTTCGGAGCGGTACCAGATGCTCCCAGGAAAATTACCGATATCACGCAACTTATAGACTTGATTTAGCTGAATACAGGTTCTTCTTGGCATCCGGCACTAAACATTCACTTAAATACACAGGATAACATGTGATAGTATTCCATATGGTAGCAAGTGCGCGTTCCTATCCTTTACATTCTACGCATGATAACATGTCATAGCATTCCATCGGGCCTTCACTTAGGTATACCGCGCGCCAAGATGAACGTCCACTGGAGTTCACTCGGGTATGCTTGGCAACCAAAATAAGGTCCACTGAATCTAATTTCAGGTATGCATGGCAAACAAAAGTCCGGATTTCCCGTCTTGCTATCTGCAATGACAAAAATCCGGACTCAAGTTTCACTCTTAACTTTTCACGTAACTCTCACTGTCTTACTATTTTTATAAAGCAGCCAAAAGTATCAGTACAACATTTCACAAATAACTATACCAAATTGCTTGCCTGCTTTCCTTTCTGATTATTCAGAAAACCGTACCTTAATATAAGCCTTGATCTCTTCCACACATTTTTCAAAGCCCAGCTTACCGCTGTTCAGGCACAAATCGTAATTTCGCGCATCCGTCCATTCCCGCCCTGTATAGTGCTTATAAAAATCTGCACGATACCGGTCTGTCTTTGCGATAAACTTCTCCATCTCAGCAGTCGTCATGCTGTTTCTCTCCATCGCCCGGGCAAGATTGAACTCAGCCGAAGCATGAACAAACACACTGACAACATTCTGATAATCCTTCAAGACAAAGTCCGCCGCACGTCCTATGATAACACAACTCTCCGTTTCCGCAAGATGTTTGATGATCTTCGCCTGATAATTGAACAGATTCTTCGCCGATACAAAATCCTTACTCTCCGGCGGAATCAGATCTCCTGTATACACATCCGTGGTCATTCTGAGCAGGGGGCTGTTTCTGAGCTTCTCGTCGACCTGTCTGAAAAGCTGCTCACTGATTCCACTCTCCTCCGACGCCATTTTAAGAAGATTGCTGCCGTAACACGGGATTCCAAGATCCTTCGCCAGCATCTCACCTACTGTCTTACCGCCGCTCCCATACTGTCTTGCAACTGTAATCACAATATTTTTCATCACAATCTCCTCCTATTCCCCCAGATATGCTTTCTTAATCGAATCATCATTCATCAGTTCTTTTGCATCACCTTCCAGCACGATCTTTCCGGTTTCCAGGACATAAGCCCTGTCTGCAATAGAAAGTGCTTTCTTTGCATTCTGCTCCACCAGAAGAACTGTAGTTCCTCCCTCGCTCACTTCGCGGATAATATCAAAAATCTCGTTGACAAAAATCGGAGAAAGTCCCATGGACGGCTCATCCATCACGATGATCTTCGGGTGCGACATCAGTGCGCGCCCCATGGCAAGCATCTGCTGTTCTCCTCCGCTAAGCGTACCCGCGAGCTGATTCTTTCTTTCCTTCAGACGTGGGAATCTCTTATAAACCATCTCCAGCGTCTTTGCAATCTCATCTTTGTCTTTTCTGGTATATGCGCCCATTTTCAGATTCTCATATACCGTAAGCTCCGCAAATACCCGTCGTCCTTCCGGCACATGTGCCATTCCCAAAGAAACAATCTTATGCGCCGGAACCTTGGTAATATCTTTTCCTTCAAACAGCACGGTACCTTTCTTAGGTGAAAGCAGCCCGGTAATCGTGTGCAAAGTAGTGGTCTTTCCGGCTCCGTTGGCTCCAATCAGGGCAATAACCTCCCCTTCATTTACTTCAAAAGAGATTCCTTTGATTGCCTGAATCATACCGTAAAATACTTCAATATCCTTTACTTCAAGCATTGCCATTTTCCCATTCCTCCTATTCGCCCAGATATGCCTTGATTACTTCCGGATTATTCAGAACATCCGCTGTATCCCCTTCGGCCAGAACCTCACCGAAATTCAGCACGGTAAGCTTCTCGCAAATACCGGATACCAGCTTCATATCATGCTCGATCAGAAGAATCGTCATGTCGAATTTGTCCCGCACAAAACGTATGGTCTTCATCAGTTCCTGGGTTTCATTCGGATTCATGCCGGCAGCAGGCTCATCTAAAAGCAAAAGTTTGGGCTTCGTCGCCAGTGCACGGGTAATCTCCAACTCCCTTTGTTTTCCATAGGGAAGGTTCGACGCCAATGTCTGCGCATCATTATGGAGATCAAACACTTCCAGAAGCTCCATGGCCTTCTCATTCATTTCTTTTTCGACTTTATAATATTTCGGAAGGCGGAAAATTCCTTCCAGAGTAGAGTATGGATAATGATTATGCAGACCTGCTTTTACATTATCCAGTACTGTAAGATCCTTAAACAACCGAATATTCTGGAATGTACGGGCAATCCCTGCCTTATTAATATCAATCGTCTTCTTTCCTACAATACTCTCCCCGTCCAGCTTTATGATTCCCTCATCCGGACGGTATACTCCGGTAAGCAGGTTAAAAATTGTCGTCTTTCCTGCACCGTTCGGTCCGATCAGCCCGTAGAGGCAGCCTTTTTCAATCTCCAAATGAAATTCATTTACAGCTCGCAGACCGCCAAAGGAGATTCCTAAGTTCTTCACTTCCAATAATGCCATAACCTATGCCGCCTCCTTCGTATTTT of Roseburia hominis contains these proteins:
- a CDS encoding AraC family transcriptional regulator — protein: MEEILAVQLSEMTSHELYFCFCGFENCKPLHSFGPAVRPNYIIHYILEGKGIFKTGEQRYELNPGEGFLIVPEKVTFYQADKETPWSYLWIGFAGEAAAQYLSKIGLGTEMPVFRSDKREEFTQIVNEMLECRPCTMANQFRRESLLYEFFHIIAEDIELETSQERMDENKYVGAAVEFIQNNYYNPIKVSQIADYVNINRSYLYLLFRETLGMSPQEYLTNYRVSRARELLTLTDLSIESVAYSCGYRDALVFSKAYKSRMGVPPLKFRKNYRRELIRKMYDVEEAEEDEKKS
- a CDS encoding HAD family hydrolase, which produces MDGIIFDVDGTLWDATDTIAKAWNQTIAENSTLKMQVSGSDLRAVFGKTMDEITEIFFPSLPYEERTRLGYLCFDSENQLLEKEPAPLYPGVEETFQKLSKKTDLFIVSNCQKGYIEILLQTTGLSRYVKDHLCFGDTQVPKHETIRLLMKKNQLNDVIYVGDTQGDFHACKLAGVPFIFAEYGFGAVPDAPRKITDITQLIDLI
- a CDS encoding cytidylate kinase-like family protein; this translates as MKNIVITVARQYGSGGKTVGEMLAKDLGIPCYGSNLLKMASEESGISEQLFRQVDEKLRNSPLLRMTTDVYTGDLIPPESKDFVSAKNLFNYQAKIIKHLAETESCVIIGRAADFVLKDYQNVVSVFVHASAEFNLARAMERNSMTTAEMEKFIAKTDRYRADFYKHYTGREWTDARNYDLCLNSGKLGFEKCVEEIKAYIKVRFSE
- a CDS encoding ABC transporter ATP-binding protein, which translates into the protein MAMLEVKDIEVFYGMIQAIKGISFEVNEGEVIALIGANGAGKTTTLHTITGLLSPKKGTVLFEGKDITKVPAHKIVSLGMAHVPEGRRVFAELTVYENLKMGAYTRKDKDEIAKTLEMVYKRFPRLKERKNQLAGTLSGGEQQMLAMGRALMSHPKIIVMDEPSMGLSPIFVNEIFDIIREVSEGGTTVLLVEQNAKKALSIADRAYVLETGKIVLEGDAKELMNDDSIKKAYLGE
- a CDS encoding ABC transporter ATP-binding protein, whose product is MALLEVKNLGISFGGLRAVNEFHLEIEKGCLYGLIGPNGAGKTTIFNLLTGVYRPDEGIIKLDGESIVGKKTIDINKAGIARTFQNIRLFKDLTVLDNVKAGLHNHYPYSTLEGIFRLPKYYKVEKEMNEKAMELLEVFDLHNDAQTLASNLPYGKQRELEITRALATKPKLLLLDEPAAGMNPNETQELMKTIRFVRDKFDMTILLIEHDMKLVSGICEKLTVLNFGEVLAEGDTADVLNNPEVIKAYLGE